From Panicum hallii strain FIL2 chromosome 2, PHallii_v3.1, whole genome shotgun sequence, a single genomic window includes:
- the LOC112882499 gene encoding spidroin-2-like has protein sequence MGSRYEVEVTVGSARDLKNVNWRHGDLRPYAVAWVDTGARCSTRVDLDGGESPTWDEKILVPLPPASRLDDAVLHIDVVHANADEGVKPLVGSARLPLRDVLDEAGLGGKAARNLRLKRPSGRPQGRLDVRVAVKEPARYYDPYPAAGGYAQTGTRDPYGPGAGAGGYYGGSGGGGYGGGYGSGAAYGSAGYGAAQPYAAAPPAGYPSAYGGSAPPPPQPAYGAAATAAPAYGAAPVAVAADGKKGNKMGMGTGLAVGAAAGVLGGLALAGGASYLENKMEERVAERVEDNLEREDSYGGGGGGYGGGYDDFGGDDDY, from the coding sequence ATGGGGTCGCGCTATGAGGTGGAGGTGACCGTGGGCTCGGCCCGGGACCTCAAGAACGTCAACTGGCGCCACGGCGACCTCAGGCCCTACGCCGTGGCATGGGTCGACACCGGCGCGCGGTGCAGCACCCGCGTCGACCTCGACGGCGGCGAGAGCCCCACCTGGGACGAGAAGATCCTCGTCCCGCTCCCACCGGCCTCCCGCCTCGACGACGCCGTGCTCCACATCGACGTCGTCCACGCCAACGCTGACGAGGGCGTCAAGCCGCTCGTCGGGTCCGCGCGCCTACCGCTCCGCGACGTCCTCGACGAGGCCGGCCTCGGCGGGAAGGCCGCGCGGAACCTCCGCCTCAAGCGGCCATCGGGGAGGCCCCAGGGCCGCCTCGACGTCCGCGTCGCGGTCAAGGAGCCGGCCAGGTACTACGACCCCTACCCGGCGGCGGGGGGCTACGCGCAGACGGGCACCCGCGACCCCTAcggccccggcgccggcgccggtggcTACTACGgtggctccggcggcggcggctacggcGGGGGCTACGGCTCGGGCGCCGCGTACGGCTCGGCCGGCTACGGCGCCGCGCAGCCGTACGCTGCGGCGCCGCCCGCAGGGTACCCTTCGGCCTACGGcggctccgcgccgccgcccccgcagcCGGCGTACGGCGCGGCGGCTACCGCGGCACCCGCGTACGGCGCTGCCCCTGTCGCCGTCGCTGCCGACGGCAAGAAGGGCAACAAGATGGGGATGGGGACGGGGCTGGCCGTGGGCGCGGCCGCGGGGGTGCTCGGCGGGCTGGCGCTGGCCGGCGGGGCGAGCTACCTGGAGAACAAGATGGAGGAGCGCGTGGCGGAGAGGGTGGAGGACAACCTGGAGAGGGAGGACTCgtatggcggcggcggcggcggctacgggGGCGGCTACGACGACttcggcggcgacgacgactaCTGA